One Spinacia oleracea cultivar Varoflay chromosome 4, BTI_SOV_V1, whole genome shotgun sequence DNA segment encodes these proteins:
- the LOC110801228 gene encoding protein YELLOW LEAF 1, choloroplastic: MAISSLSATSGLSAVLLLSPVRFDLPRRGPLKHHNHGVAGLGKASFGLHREQQLVRLGKLSLCLSHIQRSTPTTRVRSASVVCSAALNARCGAEGQTQTVEKPTSVISNAPGKEKSPLLDDGGTGFPPRDDDGGGGGGGGGGGNYSGGFFFFGFLAFLGFLKDKENEGPYQDSRRR, encoded by the exons ATGGCGATATCTTCACTGAGTGCTACTTCTGGACTTTCTGCAGTGTTATTATTATCCCCAG TGAGATTTGACTTGCCAAGGAGGGGTCCATTAAAGCATCATAACCACGGCGTAGCAGGGCTTGGTAAGGCATCATTTGGTTTGCATCGTGAACAACAGTTAGTGAGGCTTGGCAAGCTGTCATTATGTTtgagtcacattcaaaggtcaACTCCCACAACCAGAGTGCGTTCTGCTTCCGTGGTCTGTTCAGCTGCTTTG AATGCCAGATGCGGAGCTGAAGGACAGACTCAAACTGTAGAGAAGCCAACTTCTGTAATTTCAAATGCACCAG GTAAAGAGAAATCACCACTACTTGATGATGGAGGAACCGGATTCCCCCCACGTGATGAtgacggtggtggtggcggcggagGTGGTGGAGGTGGTAATTATAGCGGTGGGTTCTTCTTTTTTGGGTTTCTAGCATTCCTTGGATTCTTGAAAGACAAAGAAAATGAAGGACCCTATCAAGATTCTAGACGAAGATAA